In the genome of Armatimonadota bacterium, one region contains:
- a CDS encoding arylsulfatase, with product MKSTRREFMRIVGAGLAAISSSNVFASENKSRPNILFLMTDQHRWDCLGCMGSKAIKTPNLDRIAREGALFLNAYSSTPTCTPARAALLTGLSPWHHGMIGFGQVAERYTFEMPRALNDAGYYTFAIGKLHYHPQRNYHGFQGALLDESGRVFSLDFISDYRKWFKEKAPDLNPDATGIGWNDYRSGVYALPEELHPTRWTGDQAVNFIENYRRDKPFMLKVSFARPHSPYDPPKRFWESYNEDDMPAPYIGDWAAKFSEKANPKNYTLWYGNLGIEQVRRSRRGYYGSISFIDEQVGRILNTLEKRDMLENTLILFTSDHGDMQGDHYHWRKSYPYEGSAAVPMLIRWPESLSIATKRGIRLTQVVELRDVLPTFLDAAGATIPNNLDGHSLLELIRGNANSWREYLDLEHDVCYSPTNNWYALTDGRWKYIFNGFDGSQELFDLKEDPGEEHNLANDPAYSRTLKFWRHRLIKHLSERDERFIANGDLVLRKEKILYGPNYPTKPQNE from the coding sequence ATGAAATCAACGCGGAGAGAGTTTATGAGAATTGTCGGCGCTGGACTTGCCGCCATTTCGAGTAGCAATGTTTTTGCAAGCGAAAATAAGAGCAGGCCCAATATTCTGTTTCTAATGACCGATCAACACCGATGGGACTGCTTAGGATGCATGGGCAGCAAGGCAATCAAAACCCCGAACCTGGATCGCATAGCACGCGAAGGAGCGCTTTTCTTAAATGCTTATAGTTCGACACCAACCTGTACTCCTGCACGAGCAGCGCTCTTGACCGGCTTATCCCCTTGGCACCACGGCATGATAGGATTCGGCCAAGTTGCCGAACGGTACACCTTCGAGATGCCGCGTGCACTTAATGATGCAGGCTACTATACATTCGCAATTGGAAAGCTCCACTACCATCCTCAACGCAATTACCATGGCTTCCAAGGAGCCCTACTTGACGAATCAGGCCGCGTGTTTAGCCTGGATTTCATTAGCGACTACCGAAAATGGTTCAAGGAAAAAGCTCCAGACCTCAACCCAGATGCAACCGGCATTGGCTGGAATGACTACCGTTCAGGAGTTTATGCCTTGCCTGAAGAATTGCATCCAACCCGATGGACTGGAGATCAAGCTGTTAATTTCATTGAAAACTATCGACGCGACAAACCCTTCATGCTGAAGGTTTCATTCGCACGTCCCCATAGCCCCTACGACCCACCTAAGCGCTTTTGGGAATCGTATAATGAAGACGATATGCCAGCGCCATATATCGGCGACTGGGCAGCAAAGTTTAGCGAGAAAGCCAACCCTAAAAACTACACTTTATGGTATGGCAACCTGGGCATCGAGCAAGTAAGACGCTCTCGGAGAGGCTACTATGGTTCAATTTCCTTTATTGATGAACAGGTTGGCCGCATCCTCAATACGCTTGAAAAAAGAGACATGCTGGAAAATACTCTGATATTGTTTACCTCCGACCACGGCGATATGCAAGGTGACCACTACCACTGGCGAAAGTCATATCCATACGAAGGCTCCGCAGCCGTGCCAATGCTTATCCGATGGCCAGAAAGCCTGAGCATTGCAACAAAGCGCGGCATTAGGTTGACCCAAGTCGTAGAACTTAGAGACGTACTGCCAACATTTCTGGATGCTGCAGGTGCAACTATTCCAAATAATCTTGACGGCCACAGCCTGCTTGAGCTCATACGAGGCAACGCGAACAGCTGGCGTGAATATCTTGACTTAGAACATGATGTCTGCTACAGCCCAACGAACAATTGGTATGCGCTGACAGATGGACGCTGGAAGTACATATTTAATGGCTTCGACGGAAGCCAAGAACTCTTTGACCTTAAAGAAGACCCCGGCGAGGAACACAATCTCGCTAATGACCCTGCTTACTCAAGAACGCTCAAATTCTGGCGACATCGGCTTATAAAGCACCTTTCAGAAAGAGATGAGCGCTTCATAGCAAATGGTGACCTAGTTTTACGAAAAGAGAAAATCTTGTATGGTCCAAATTATCCAACCAAACCGCAAAATGAATAA
- a CDS encoding sulfatase-like hydrolase/transferase, producing MTKQSRKLNILILCPDQLRADYLSCYGHPTIGTANIDRLAAEGVRLNRAYCAAPLCGPSRISFVTSTRMSEHNHRNYGSTIDYAVPNLVRSLKAAGYKTAMFGKNHCFNVEQLSEIWDELDHVCAGNYDDHPKYKRSFDAFPMENNYHFNLTARLGNEAVNFIKRQRSSGEPYLLWVNWQDPHPAYTCPEPYFSMFDRNSIPLPPKYRKGGGLGKPKRLKNWQINCQAAEATDDEIRDARAAYMGQIRYVDDWVGNILETLDETGQANNTLVIFLSDHGELLGNQGAWHKIGVFYECLVRIPVIIRHPEGLYNGIYEGLVEEVDLAPTILDACGIPKPLSFVGDSIHDRLIEGKLGFEYGRPDALVETGMLAPTWPGPFGKPQKAPFSPNQFGPGAMITDGRFKLSIYYDDTPELYDLENDPEELENQFENPKLREVRERLMLGLCRRILGAGVRDIGDIHWPEEYDDPRDSPLEIASKRKNPSK from the coding sequence ATGACAAAACAATCTAGAAAGCTTAATATCCTTATCCTTTGTCCAGACCAACTCCGTGCGGACTACCTGTCATGCTACGGACATCCAACGATTGGCACGGCGAACATTGACCGCCTAGCCGCGGAAGGCGTTAGGCTAAACCGCGCTTACTGCGCCGCTCCTCTATGCGGGCCAAGTCGAATAAGCTTCGTAACATCAACCCGCATGTCCGAACACAACCATCGTAATTACGGTTCAACAATTGATTATGCCGTCCCAAACCTTGTTCGCTCACTTAAGGCCGCAGGTTACAAAACAGCAATGTTTGGCAAAAACCACTGCTTCAATGTTGAACAACTCTCCGAGATTTGGGACGAGCTAGATCATGTGTGCGCAGGCAACTACGACGATCATCCAAAATACAAGCGTTCGTTCGATGCGTTCCCAATGGAAAATAATTACCATTTCAACCTAACCGCCCGACTTGGAAACGAAGCTGTCAACTTTATCAAGCGACAAAGGAGCAGCGGCGAGCCTTATTTACTATGGGTCAATTGGCAGGACCCACACCCTGCATACACCTGCCCAGAACCCTACTTTTCCATGTTCGACCGAAATTCCATACCACTGCCGCCGAAGTACCGTAAAGGAGGTGGCTTGGGAAAGCCAAAGCGGCTCAAAAATTGGCAAATCAACTGCCAAGCCGCTGAAGCAACAGATGACGAAATTCGCGATGCACGCGCCGCCTATATGGGCCAGATAAGATATGTGGATGACTGGGTTGGCAATATACTCGAAACCCTTGACGAAACAGGTCAGGCGAACAATACTCTCGTCATTTTCCTTTCAGACCACGGAGAGCTTCTCGGCAATCAAGGCGCATGGCATAAGATTGGTGTCTTCTATGAATGCTTGGTCCGCATTCCAGTAATCATTCGTCACCCGGAAGGTTTATATAATGGAATATATGAAGGTCTAGTTGAAGAGGTTGACCTCGCTCCCACAATTCTAGATGCCTGCGGAATCCCCAAACCACTTAGTTTTGTCGGAGATAGCATCCATGATCGACTCATCGAGGGAAAGCTTGGATTTGAATATGGAAGGCCTGATGCGTTAGTTGAAACAGGAATGCTCGCCCCTACATGGCCTGGACCGTTTGGCAAACCACAAAAAGCGCCATTTTCTCCAAACCAATTTGGGCCCGGCGCCATGATTACCGATGGGCGATTCAAGCTCTCCATATATTACGATGATACACCCGAACTCTATGACCTTGAGAATGATCCCGAAGAATTGGAAAACCAATTTGAAAACCCAAAACTGAGGGAAGTCCGCGAACGCCTGATGCTCGGCTTATGTCGGCGAATATTGGGAGCTGGTGTAAGAGACATTGGCGATATCCATTGGCCCGAAGAATATGACGATCCGCGGGATTCACCGCTAGAAATTGCTTCGAAAAGGAAAAATCCTTCAAAATAA
- a CDS encoding sulfatase-like hydrolase/transferase — protein sequence MPNDILVLMTDQHRADWIGAFGGKHVRTPNLDSLASEGAIFTRCLTTSPICMPARTSFLTGQYPHNFGMWDNIGRLQDTSESCLHSLKNAGYRTCHVGKSHLYPHGGKDLRDEEPYMHALGWDDVLETTGPLSTVTTKSILTDWMEKNGIYQTFLDDYQKRREVGNSRALWPSPLPNGMLMDDFIAQTALEYIQQSDSSKPLYLFVGLGGPHDPWDPPQSWDTYRLEDMPMPLERDPTPNWLAGTALEYQEKLFGRNKDLNHEQWARMRTLYSARVSHLDYLIGRIIDTWHKVRGKSSWIIFWSDHGEMLGDKGRTGKCVFFDPVVRVPAIIRPPNGTAGPIQCNKLVSLPDLTATILDVAGCEPGRNVFGKSLIPVFGDSNQVGRNLVVSELFDLTMVYDGRWKLVLNSQNEVVQLFDTVQDPTESLNLACHEKSADIINHLRHELLQFLLSTNDRQYREVNG from the coding sequence ATGCCAAATGATATTCTCGTACTAATGACTGACCAACACCGAGCGGATTGGATTGGTGCATTCGGCGGTAAACACGTCCGCACGCCAAATCTAGATAGCCTTGCATCTGAAGGAGCAATATTCACACGGTGTCTAACAACTTCGCCAATCTGCATGCCTGCGCGGACATCCTTTCTTACCGGCCAATACCCTCACAATTTCGGCATGTGGGACAATATAGGAAGGCTTCAAGATACATCGGAGAGCTGCCTCCATTCTTTAAAGAACGCTGGCTATCGAACATGCCACGTCGGAAAGAGTCATTTGTATCCCCATGGCGGCAAGGACCTCCGCGATGAAGAACCCTACATGCACGCACTGGGATGGGATGACGTCCTTGAGACCACAGGGCCTCTTTCAACTGTTACAACAAAGTCTATTTTGACAGACTGGATGGAGAAAAACGGCATATACCAGACGTTTCTCGATGACTACCAAAAGCGCCGTGAGGTTGGCAACAGCCGTGCACTTTGGCCCTCACCGTTGCCCAATGGGATGCTTATGGACGATTTCATCGCCCAAACGGCTTTGGAGTATATCCAGCAGTCAGATTCGAGCAAGCCCCTCTACCTTTTTGTTGGTTTAGGAGGACCCCACGATCCTTGGGACCCTCCACAAAGCTGGGATACCTATCGCTTAGAAGATATGCCAATGCCTCTCGAACGCGACCCAACGCCCAATTGGCTCGCTGGCACAGCTCTTGAATACCAAGAAAAACTCTTCGGCAGGAATAAAGATCTAAACCACGAGCAGTGGGCAAGGATGCGAACCCTATATTCTGCGCGCGTCTCGCATTTGGATTATTTGATTGGAAGAATAATCGACACTTGGCACAAAGTCAGAGGCAAAAGCTCTTGGATAATCTTTTGGAGCGACCATGGCGAGATGTTGGGCGATAAAGGCAGAACAGGCAAATGCGTATTTTTCGACCCTGTCGTGCGAGTTCCAGCGATAATTCGACCACCTAATGGGACTGCCGGCCCCATCCAATGCAACAAACTAGTTTCGCTTCCCGATTTAACAGCTACTATCCTTGATGTAGCAGGGTGTGAACCAGGTCGAAATGTTTTCGGAAAGTCGCTTATCCCTGTGTTCGGCGATTCCAACCAAGTGGGCCGCAACCTCGTTGTCAGCGAACTCTTTGACCTAACTATGGTTTACGACGGCAGATGGAAGCTTGTGTTAAATAGCCAAAACGAGGTAGTTCAACTATTTGACACCGTGCAAGACCCTACCGAATCTCTCAATCTCGCATGCCATGAGAAAAGCGCTGATATAATAAATCATCTTCGCCATGAACTCCTGCAATTTCTCCTTAGCACAAATGACCGCCAATATAGGGAGGTAAACGGCTAA
- a CDS encoding DUF2961 domain-containing protein, translated as MSIIPCNALASLTLAKDFLPARISSYDTSGGNTDCWVIQPGETKTLADIKGPGVISHIWFTISSPDPLYLRKLLLRMYWDEETNPSVDSPVGDFFGLGHARAYSYQCAPFNTSNYERGKLGGGVAMNCWFQMPFNKNARIEIVNEQQEPVHAFYFYIDYQKHRALGEDVLYFHAKWRRENPCDGWTGDGSWWFSEAWKRRHAGPEGKNLTDEGNYLILEAEGRGHYVGVNFSIDHQAKGWWGEGDDMIFIDRDGERLWPPDMHGTGSEDYFAHAWGMQNNAHLYNGQAWAELDQGWNEWGKVCVYRYHILDPITFTKNIRVSIEHGHANDRSDDYSSVAYWYQTEPHKDFAPMLPVELRLPNP; from the coding sequence ATGAGCATAATTCCCTGCAACGCCCTCGCTTCGCTTACTCTCGCGAAGGATTTCCTTCCGGCAAGAATCAGCAGTTATGATACAAGCGGTGGCAACACAGACTGCTGGGTCATACAACCTGGCGAAACAAAAACACTCGCCGACATCAAAGGTCCCGGCGTCATCAGCCACATTTGGTTTACTATCTCCTCGCCTGACCCGCTCTACCTCCGCAAACTCCTCCTCCGAATGTATTGGGATGAAGAAACCAATCCATCGGTAGACTCACCAGTCGGCGACTTCTTCGGGCTTGGCCATGCGCGCGCCTACTCCTACCAGTGCGCTCCGTTCAACACAAGCAATTATGAGCGCGGCAAACTAGGCGGCGGCGTTGCTATGAATTGTTGGTTCCAAATGCCCTTCAATAAAAACGCACGCATCGAAATCGTAAACGAACAGCAGGAACCAGTTCATGCCTTCTACTTCTATATTGACTATCAGAAGCACCGCGCCCTCGGCGAGGACGTCCTCTACTTCCACGCCAAATGGCGAAGAGAGAATCCTTGCGACGGTTGGACTGGGGACGGAAGCTGGTGGTTCTCCGAGGCATGGAAAAGGCGCCATGCTGGCCCCGAAGGAAAAAACCTAACCGACGAAGGAAACTATCTCATCCTTGAAGCTGAAGGAAGGGGACACTATGTCGGCGTAAACTTCTCAATCGACCACCAAGCCAAGGGATGGTGGGGCGAAGGCGACGACATGATCTTTATTGACAGAGACGGTGAGCGCCTGTGGCCTCCTGATATGCACGGCACGGGAAGCGAAGACTACTTCGCTCACGCCTGGGGTATGCAGAACAACGCTCATCTCTATAATGGCCAAGCTTGGGCTGAGCTTGACCAAGGTTGGAATGAGTGGGGCAAAGTGTGCGTATACCGCTACCACATCCTAGACCCCATTACGTTCACAAAAAACATTCGGGTTTCCATCGAACATGGGCATGCGAACGACCGAAGTGACGACTACAGCTCGGTTGCATATTGGTACCAAACCGAACCACACAAGGACTTTGCACCAATGCTGCCTGTGGAATTGCGGCTGCCAAATCCGTAG
- a CDS encoding sulfatase-like hydrolase/transferase, which yields MNIVLVVFDSLRKDCVGCYGKPFWGEVQTPHLNKLADESLIMDRAFPESLPTLPTRRALYTGQRVYPFHNGDFRLKGDFVGAPGWGPIPEDQPTLAEILSEYDYRTALISDVYHMFKPSKNYWRGFDQWLFLRGQEQDKYRSGPKPSKEDIDYWLPKELQNERKIEFITYCLMNMHDRVKEEDYFNARVMLESARWLEQNRDADKFFLTVESFDPHEPWFVPEHYRRMYDPSDGPEQVISGYADTDKMNPQLLRRTQANYSGLVTMCDRWFGHLYETLRTLSLLDNTLLIVTADHGHSIGDKNYIGKRGYPSDRAVYDVPLIIRHPDGVGARRRSNVLVNHTDISAFILEAAGVPVPDAFDGVSFWKAALGEEEPARNHVTVAWGTAITVIDDRWWLNIKIDGTGGFLYDLKNDQNLENNVADLNHSEVKRLYQLGVSDARGGFPDYLVELCAKHADAPGCSSLVARE from the coding sequence ATGAATATCGTTCTTGTCGTTTTTGACTCGCTAAGGAAAGACTGTGTAGGCTGTTACGGCAAGCCCTTCTGGGGGGAGGTCCAAACTCCACACCTCAACAAACTAGCAGATGAATCCCTCATAATGGATCGAGCATTCCCCGAATCGCTCCCCACCCTGCCTACCCGTCGTGCACTCTACACCGGCCAGCGTGTCTACCCCTTCCACAACGGCGATTTCCGCCTAAAGGGAGATTTCGTTGGCGCGCCAGGCTGGGGTCCCATACCCGAAGACCAACCAACGCTCGCCGAAATCTTAAGCGAGTATGACTACAGAACGGCTCTCATCTCCGATGTCTATCATATGTTTAAGCCCTCCAAAAATTACTGGCGCGGCTTCGACCAATGGCTATTCCTGCGCGGTCAAGAACAAGACAAATACCGAAGCGGCCCCAAGCCATCAAAGGAAGATATTGACTACTGGCTGCCCAAGGAGCTCCAAAACGAAAGAAAAATTGAGTTCATCACATACTGCCTCATGAACATGCATGACCGCGTTAAGGAGGAAGATTACTTCAATGCGCGCGTCATGCTTGAGTCCGCCAGATGGCTCGAACAAAATAGGGACGCCGATAAGTTCTTCCTAACCGTCGAAAGCTTCGACCCCCACGAGCCTTGGTTCGTGCCCGAACACTACCGAAGGATGTACGACCCGTCTGATGGCCCCGAGCAGGTAATTTCAGGCTATGCGGATACCGATAAAATGAATCCCCAGCTTCTTCGCCGAACTCAGGCAAACTATAGCGGCCTTGTTACCATGTGCGACCGCTGGTTTGGCCATCTTTACGAGACTCTCCGCACTCTCAGCCTGCTCGACAACACCCTGCTCATCGTAACCGCCGACCATGGACACTCCATCGGCGACAAAAACTACATCGGCAAGAGAGGTTACCCTTCCGACAGGGCTGTTTACGACGTCCCGCTCATTATTCGCCACCCCGACGGCGTCGGCGCACGAAGGAGAAGCAACGTCCTCGTGAATCATACAGACATTTCTGCCTTCATCCTCGAAGCCGCCGGCGTTCCGGTGCCCGATGCCTTCGACGGCGTCTCCTTCTGGAAGGCCGCTCTCGGCGAGGAAGAGCCCGCCCGCAACCATGTTACTGTCGCTTGGGGAACTGCTATCACTGTCATCGACGACCGGTGGTGGCTGAATATTAAGATAGATGGAACTGGCGGATTCCTCTACGATTTGAAAAACGACCAGAACCTTGAGAACAACGTCGCTGACCTCAACCACAGCGAAGTAAAGCGCCTCTACCAGCTTGGCGTCAGTGATGCGCGCGGCGGCTTCCCCGACTATCTCGTGGAGCTTTGCGCCAAACATGCTGATGCGCCGGGCTGCAGTTCCCTCGTCGCCAGGGAATAA
- a CDS encoding sulfatase-like hydrolase/transferase, translated as MRIVYFDLDTLRPDHLGCYGYHRNTSPNIDSIAARGIRFENYYTSDAPCLPSRSALFTGRFGIHTGVVGHGGTAADPYIEGADRRFKSAASATAWMSMLRKAGFRTISISPFAERHSAWWFYTGFCEMINTGKSGLERADEITPFALDWIKRNGTKDNWFLQINFWDPHTPYRTPLNYGNPFENESPPSWMTEEIIQTHRASYGPHSACEPIHFDEPRDYPFPRVPTSIRSLSDWKRWIDGYDVGIKYMDDHIGQILDCLSHLGVLDETIVIVSSDHGESLGELNVYGDHQTADLTTCRIPMIIKWPGMKEGVVDRELHYNLDLPSTMMEILSEDPPPIWDGQSYASTLKTGAPAGRPYLVLSQCAWSCQRAVRFGPWLMIRTYHDGMKNLSPRMLFNVENDPHELHNLADKRPEIVNEAQKILDEWHAEMMTSATHPVDPLWTVMKEGGPFHTRGELSNYCRRLRETGREMHAEKLEKQYGSQ; from the coding sequence TTGAGAATTGTATACTTTGACCTAGATACTTTACGCCCAGATCATCTCGGGTGCTACGGCTACCACAGAAATACATCGCCAAACATAGACAGCATCGCCGCCAGGGGCATCCGATTCGAGAACTACTACACTTCCGATGCCCCGTGTCTGCCTTCTAGGTCGGCTCTTTTCACGGGAAGATTCGGCATACATACAGGAGTAGTGGGCCATGGAGGAACCGCCGCCGACCCTTACATCGAAGGAGCAGACCGCCGATTCAAAAGCGCCGCCTCTGCAACCGCTTGGATGAGCATGCTTAGAAAAGCGGGCTTCCGAACAATCTCAATCAGCCCCTTTGCCGAACGCCACTCAGCTTGGTGGTTTTATACAGGCTTTTGTGAAATGATTAACACAGGCAAATCAGGCTTGGAGAGAGCCGATGAAATAACGCCGTTCGCATTGGATTGGATTAAGAGGAACGGAACAAAAGACAACTGGTTCCTCCAAATCAATTTCTGGGACCCACACACGCCGTACAGAACCCCACTGAACTACGGCAACCCTTTTGAAAACGAATCGCCACCCTCATGGATGACCGAGGAGATTATACAAACACATCGCGCAAGCTATGGACCCCACAGCGCCTGCGAGCCAATTCACTTCGACGAGCCTCGAGACTACCCATTCCCGCGCGTGCCGACTTCCATACGCTCCCTTTCCGATTGGAAGCGCTGGATAGATGGCTACGACGTCGGTATAAAATATATGGACGACCATATAGGCCAAATCCTCGATTGTCTATCACATTTGGGAGTGCTTGACGAAACAATAGTAATCGTTAGCTCCGACCACGGAGAAAGTCTGGGAGAGTTGAACGTCTATGGCGACCATCAAACCGCTGATTTAACAACGTGCAGAATCCCGATGATTATCAAGTGGCCAGGAATGAAAGAAGGAGTTGTCGATCGCGAACTTCACTACAACCTAGACTTGCCGTCCACAATGATGGAAATACTTTCCGAGGACCCACCACCCATCTGGGACGGCCAAAGCTATGCGTCCACCCTAAAAACCGGAGCGCCCGCAGGCCGTCCATACCTCGTGTTGAGCCAATGCGCTTGGAGCTGCCAGCGCGCAGTGAGGTTCGGCCCATGGCTTATGATTCGCACATACCACGACGGAATGAAGAACCTTTCGCCAAGAATGTTGTTTAACGTTGAAAACGACCCGCACGAACTGCACAACCTGGCAGACAAGCGCCCCGAAATCGTAAACGAGGCACAAAAAATCTTAGACGAATGGCATGCGGAAATGATGACCTCGGCAACTCATCCCGTAGACCCTCTTTGGACTGTTATGAAAGAAGGCGGACCGTTCCACACAAGAGGGGAGCTTTCAAACTACTGCCGCAGACTTCGCGAGACTGGGAGGGAAATGCACGCGGAAAAGCTGGAAAAGCAGTATGGAAGCCAATAG
- a CDS encoding alpha-L-fucosidase, with product MRPCLPPTSLNCLRRRTEMSCSVPSYLTGYEDLYRKNPREAAIQWFRDAKYGLFLHYGLYSILGRHEWVQYFEKIPVREYEKLIERFTAERFDAEYIASFAVDCGMKYVNITTRHHESFCLWDTKQTWFNSMNSPARRDLIAELAEACKKAGLGLFFYYSHGRDWRHPHAPNNDLWKGAPRPQYDPPEPTYAYGEQHNLQIYIDFVAAQITELLTNYGPIAGIWLDGIGVPLSYNREAFRCQELYDMIHRLQPQALVAYKQGLLGTEDFLAPEYKPVESTKPVEICDTMMPDKAWGYTASLKGKHKTADEVWELLRNARKHGCNLLLNTAPLPDGSIDPHDDMVLRKVGERLRREGFPGEQ from the coding sequence ATGAGACCATGTTTGCCGCCAACGTCGCTAAACTGCTTGCGCAGGAGAACTGAAATGTCTTGCAGTGTTCCATCCTACCTAACAGGATACGAAGACCTTTATAGAAAAAACCCCAGGGAGGCGGCAATCCAGTGGTTTAGGGATGCAAAATACGGCTTATTCCTCCACTACGGATTGTACTCAATTCTCGGGCGGCACGAGTGGGTTCAATACTTTGAGAAGATACCTGTTAGGGAATACGAGAAGCTGATTGAACGGTTCACGGCGGAGAGATTCGATGCGGAATATATAGCATCGTTCGCCGTAGATTGTGGAATGAAATACGTTAACATAACAACGCGGCATCATGAGTCATTTTGTCTTTGGGATACCAAGCAAACGTGGTTCAACAGCATGAATTCGCCGGCGCGCCGTGATTTAATAGCGGAGTTAGCCGAAGCATGCAAGAAGGCAGGGCTAGGATTGTTTTTCTACTATTCACACGGTAGGGACTGGAGGCATCCACACGCGCCCAACAACGACCTATGGAAAGGGGCCCCAAGACCGCAGTATGATCCCCCAGAGCCAACATACGCCTACGGCGAACAACACAACTTGCAGATTTACATAGACTTTGTGGCGGCACAGATAACCGAGTTGTTAACGAATTATGGGCCGATTGCCGGCATATGGCTTGATGGGATAGGCGTTCCATTATCATACAACCGCGAAGCGTTCCGCTGTCAGGAGCTGTACGACATGATACACCGCCTGCAACCGCAGGCGCTCGTCGCATACAAACAGGGTCTGCTTGGGACGGAAGACTTTCTTGCGCCTGAGTACAAGCCGGTAGAAAGCACGAAACCCGTAGAGATATGCGACACAATGATGCCCGACAAGGCTTGGGGATATACAGCATCGCTTAAAGGAAAACACAAGACTGCGGACGAAGTTTGGGAGCTACTCCGAAATGCTAGAAAGCATGGATGCAACCTCCTCCTCAATACCGCTCCTTTGCCAGACGGGAGCATCGACCCTCATGACGATATGGTTCTTCGTAAGGTTGGGGAGCGACTGCGCAGGGAGGGCTTCCCCGGCGAGCAGTAA